A genome region from Streptomyces sp. NBC_01296 includes the following:
- a CDS encoding alkaline phosphatase family protein, with product MAAAGALGLLGAFTVANSQAADGSAQETRTAAAAAGLPTYDHVVVVVYENKQYGEIIGSANAPYINQLANGGASLTGMKALTHPSQPNYFNLFSGATQGITGDGCYTPQSMTAANLGQELIAAGKTFATYNEDLPAEGSTACTNGQYAQKHNPWFAFKNVPLDTGKTWAQFPQNNFSALANLSFVVPNQCNDMHSCSVATGDTWTKNNIDAYAQWAKANNSLLVLTWDEDNYLGSNQIATVFSGANVKSGTYATAYSHHHLLRTFEDLFGTATHAGNAANVQPIGEVFGGSTGPTPTPTPTPTPTPTPTPTPTATAGALQLADPGPQSCKFNQSCTVRLTAAGGRPPIRYSATGLPFGLTIDAGTGRISGKPWASGTVQVTATATDSAGASASTSFALTLTWF from the coding sequence GTGGCCGCAGCCGGCGCGCTCGGCCTGCTGGGCGCCTTCACCGTGGCCAACTCGCAGGCGGCGGACGGCAGTGCTCAGGAGACCCGGACGGCGGCCGCCGCCGCGGGGCTGCCGACGTACGACCACGTGGTGGTCGTCGTCTACGAGAACAAGCAGTACGGCGAGATCATCGGCAGCGCGAACGCCCCGTACATCAACCAGCTGGCGAACGGCGGCGCGAGCCTGACCGGCATGAAGGCGCTGACCCACCCCAGCCAGCCGAACTACTTCAACCTGTTCTCCGGCGCCACCCAGGGCATCACCGGGGACGGCTGCTACACCCCGCAGTCGATGACCGCCGCGAACCTCGGCCAGGAGCTGATCGCGGCCGGGAAGACGTTCGCGACGTACAACGAGGACCTGCCGGCCGAGGGGTCCACGGCCTGCACGAACGGCCAGTACGCGCAGAAGCACAACCCGTGGTTCGCGTTCAAGAACGTGCCGCTCGACACCGGGAAGACCTGGGCGCAGTTCCCGCAGAACAACTTCTCGGCGCTGGCGAACCTGTCGTTCGTCGTCCCGAACCAGTGCAACGACATGCACTCCTGCTCGGTCGCCACGGGAGACACCTGGACGAAGAACAACATCGACGCCTATGCCCAGTGGGCGAAGGCCAACAACAGCCTGCTGGTGCTGACGTGGGACGAGGACAACTACCTCGGCTCCAACCAGATCGCGACCGTGTTCTCCGGGGCGAACGTCAAGAGCGGCACGTACGCCACCGCCTACAGCCACCACCATCTGCTGCGCACCTTCGAGGACCTGTTCGGCACGGCGACGCACGCCGGGAACGCGGCGAACGTGCAGCCGATCGGCGAGGTGTTCGGCGGCTCCACCGGCCCCACGCCCACTCCGACCCCCACACCGACCCCTACGCCCACGCCGACCCCGACGCCCACGGCGACCGCCGGTGCTCTGCAGCTCGCCGACCCCGGCCCGCAGAGCTGCAAGTTCAACCAGTCCTGCACCGTGCGGCTCACCGCGGCCGGCGGCAGGCCGCCGATCCGGTACTCCGCCACCGGTCTGCCGTTCGGCCTGACCATCGACGCGGGCACCGGCCGTATCAGCGGCAAGCCGTGGGCGAGCGGCACCGTGCAGGTGACGGCCACCGCCACCGACTCGGCCGGGGCGAGCGCGAGCACCTCGTTCGCGCTGACCCTCACCTGGTTCTGA
- a CDS encoding SDR family oxidoreductase — MAEARRTLEGKVALVAGATRGAGRGIAVQLGAQGATVYVTGRSTRGSRSEYDRPETIEETAELVTAAGGQGVAVVADHLVPAQVQALVGRIDAEQGRLDVLVNDVWGGERLFEWDSTVWEHDLDNGLRMLRLAVDTHAVTSHFALPLLLRAPGGLVVEMTDGTAEYNATNYRVSFFYDLAKSAVLRMAFALGHELGTRGATAVALTPGWLRSEMMLDNFGVTEANWRDALEKVPHFAISETPSYVGRAVAALAADPEVSRWNGQSLSSGQLARVYGFTDLDGSRPDAWRYMVEVQDPGRPADVTGYR; from the coding sequence ATGGCGGAAGCACGGCGGACCCTCGAAGGCAAGGTCGCCCTGGTGGCCGGGGCCACGCGGGGCGCGGGCCGGGGCATCGCGGTCCAGCTGGGCGCGCAGGGCGCGACGGTGTACGTGACGGGCCGCAGTACGCGCGGCAGCCGGTCGGAGTACGACCGGCCGGAGACCATCGAGGAGACGGCGGAGCTGGTCACGGCGGCGGGCGGGCAGGGCGTCGCCGTGGTCGCGGACCACCTGGTGCCGGCACAGGTGCAGGCGCTGGTCGGGCGGATCGACGCCGAGCAGGGGCGCCTCGACGTGCTGGTGAACGACGTCTGGGGCGGCGAGCGGCTCTTCGAGTGGGACAGCACGGTGTGGGAGCACGATCTGGACAACGGGCTGCGGATGCTGCGGCTCGCCGTGGACACCCATGCCGTCACCAGCCATTTCGCGCTGCCGCTGCTGCTGCGCGCGCCGGGCGGGCTGGTGGTGGAGATGACGGACGGCACGGCCGAGTACAACGCGACCAACTACCGTGTCTCGTTCTTCTACGACCTCGCCAAGTCGGCGGTCCTGCGGATGGCGTTCGCGCTCGGGCACGAGCTGGGGACGCGCGGGGCGACGGCGGTGGCGCTGACGCCGGGCTGGCTGCGCTCGGAGATGATGCTGGACAACTTCGGGGTGACCGAGGCGAATTGGCGGGACGCGCTGGAGAAGGTCCCGCATTTCGCCATCTCCGAGACGCCGTCGTACGTCGGGCGGGCGGTCGCGGCGCTCGCCGCGGACCCGGAGGTGTCGCGCTGGAACGGGCAGTCGCTCTCCAGCGGGCAGCTGGCCCGGGTCTACGGGTTCACGGATCTCGACGGCAGCCGGCCGGACGCGTGGCGGTACATGGTCGAGGTCCAGGACCCGGGCCGCCCGGCCGATGTGACCGGCTACCGCTGA
- a CDS encoding enoyl-CoA hydratase/isomerase family protein, whose protein sequence is MKTEDGADDTALFTREGHTGVITLNRPRALNALTHPMALRITEALDAWEQDPAVAQVLLRGAGERGLCAGGDIRAIHDDAKAGGDASEGFWRDEYRLNARIARYPKPYVALMDGIVMGGGVGLSAHGGVRVVTERSRIAMPETGIGFVPDVGGTHLLAAAPGELGTHLALTGAAVGAADALLCGLADHFVPAARLPELTAALAGAPAEEVLPRHTERPAPGELAEQRAWIDRCYAADTVEEIVERLLAEGDPAAKETAETILAKSPTSLKVTLAALRRARGLGSLERVLEQEFRVSCHALRAPDLVEGIRAQVVDKDRSPRWSPPALADVSGADVERFFAPLGEARELRLP, encoded by the coding sequence GTGAAGACCGAAGACGGCGCAGACGACACGGCCCTGTTCACCAGGGAGGGCCACACCGGGGTGATCACCCTCAACCGCCCCAGGGCGCTCAACGCCCTCACCCACCCCATGGCGCTACGGATCACCGAGGCGCTGGACGCCTGGGAGCAGGACCCCGCCGTCGCCCAGGTCCTCCTCCGCGGCGCCGGCGAGCGCGGGCTGTGCGCCGGCGGGGACATCCGGGCCATCCACGACGACGCGAAGGCCGGCGGGGACGCCTCCGAGGGCTTCTGGCGCGACGAGTACCGGCTGAACGCGCGGATCGCCCGCTACCCGAAGCCCTACGTGGCCCTCATGGACGGCATCGTGATGGGCGGCGGAGTCGGCCTCTCCGCCCACGGAGGCGTGCGCGTCGTCACCGAACGCTCCCGCATCGCCATGCCCGAGACCGGCATCGGCTTCGTCCCCGACGTGGGCGGTACACACCTCCTCGCCGCCGCCCCGGGGGAGCTCGGCACCCACCTGGCGCTGACCGGTGCCGCCGTGGGCGCGGCCGACGCGCTGCTGTGCGGACTCGCCGACCACTTCGTACCCGCCGCCCGGCTGCCGGAGCTGACCGCCGCGCTCGCCGGCGCACCGGCCGAGGAAGTGCTGCCGCGCCACACCGAACGGCCCGCGCCGGGCGAACTGGCCGAGCAGCGCGCCTGGATCGACCGCTGCTACGCCGCGGACACCGTCGAGGAGATCGTGGAGCGGCTGCTGGCCGAGGGCGATCCGGCTGCCAAGGAGACCGCCGAGACGATCCTGGCCAAGTCCCCGACCTCGCTCAAGGTCACCCTGGCCGCCCTCCGCCGGGCCCGCGGACTCGGCTCCCTGGAGCGGGTGCTGGAGCAGGAGTTCCGCGTCTCCTGCCACGCCCTGCGCGCGCCCGACCTGGTGGAGGGCATCCGGGCCCAGGTCGTCGACAAGGACCGCAGCCCCCGCTGGTCCCCGCCCGCGCTCGCCGATGTCTCGGGCGCGGACGTGGAGCGGTTCTTCGCCCCGCTCGGAGAGGCCCGCGAACTCCGGCTGCCCTGA
- a CDS encoding dihydrofolate reductase family protein has product MRKIILMMGMSLDGFMEGPDRDISWHMVDHELHRFMNDEIRPLGGFLTGRVTHELMTAYWPTADADPSASAEEAEFAGIWRDMPKYVYSRTLRQDDLGWNSTLVRDVVPAEVAALKEAPGGDLVVGGADLAATFLRHDLVDAYRICVHPVRIGRGTPLFPPFAGPGPLHLEGTRTFGNGVVQLRYGRP; this is encoded by the coding sequence ATGCGAAAGATCATTCTGATGATGGGAATGTCCCTGGACGGCTTCATGGAGGGGCCGGACCGGGACATCTCCTGGCACATGGTCGACCACGAACTGCACCGGTTCATGAACGACGAGATCCGCCCGCTGGGCGGCTTCCTCACCGGCCGGGTCACGCACGAGCTGATGACGGCGTACTGGCCGACCGCCGATGCCGATCCGTCCGCCTCCGCGGAGGAGGCCGAGTTCGCGGGCATCTGGCGGGACATGCCGAAGTACGTGTACTCGCGCACGCTGCGCCAGGACGACCTCGGCTGGAACTCCACGCTCGTGCGGGACGTCGTACCGGCGGAGGTCGCCGCGCTCAAGGAGGCCCCGGGCGGCGACCTGGTCGTGGGCGGGGCCGACCTCGCCGCCACGTTCCTGCGCCACGACCTGGTGGACGCGTACCGGATCTGCGTGCACCCGGTGCGCATCGGCCGCGGCACACCGCTGTTCCCGCCGTTCGCCGGCCCCGGACCGCTGCACCTCGAAGGCACCCGCACGTTCGGCAACGGCGTGGTCCAGCTGCGGTACGGACGACCGTAG
- a CDS encoding AraC family transcriptional regulator: MQKIRHTPRAATSIRELDTNVGIDPHRHDDHQIAYAGSGVLSITTDAGTWVAPTTRALWIPAGTVHEHRAYGRTDLHSVGLPTHLNPLSLDTPAVIAVGPLLRELILAYTRAPEDDSPERRRMLGVLLDQLRASPLQPLHLPAPADPRLAAVCALLHADPADSRGLAALSAAAGAGASERTLSRLFRSELGMTFPQWRTQLRLHQALRLLAVGTPVTAVAHRCGWSSASAFIDVFRRAFGHTPGTHPGRLP; the protein is encoded by the coding sequence ATGCAGAAAATCCGCCACACGCCCCGGGCCGCGACGAGCATCCGCGAGCTCGACACCAACGTCGGGATCGACCCGCACCGGCACGACGACCACCAGATCGCCTACGCCGGTTCCGGGGTGCTGTCCATCACCACCGACGCCGGCACATGGGTGGCGCCCACCACCCGGGCGCTGTGGATCCCGGCCGGGACGGTGCACGAGCACCGCGCGTACGGGCGTACCGACCTGCACTCCGTCGGCCTGCCGACGCACCTCAACCCGCTGTCCCTCGACACCCCCGCCGTGATCGCCGTCGGGCCGCTGCTGCGGGAGCTGATCCTGGCCTACACGCGGGCCCCCGAGGACGACAGCCCCGAGCGGCGCCGGATGCTCGGGGTACTGCTCGACCAGCTGCGGGCCTCCCCGCTGCAGCCGCTGCACCTGCCCGCGCCCGCCGACCCCCGGCTGGCGGCGGTGTGCGCCCTGCTGCACGCCGATCCGGCGGATTCCCGCGGGCTGGCCGCGCTGAGCGCGGCCGCCGGCGCAGGGGCGAGCGAGCGGACGCTGAGCCGCCTCTTCCGCTCCGAACTCGGCATGACCTTTCCGCAGTGGCGCACCCAGCTGCGGCTGCACCAGGCGCTGCGGCTGCTGGCCGTCGGCACCCCAGTCACCGCCGTCGCGCACCGCTGCGGCTGGTCCTCCGCGAGCGCTTTCATCGACGTCTTCCGCCGCGCCTTCGGCCACACCCCCGGGACCCATCCCGGCCGGCTGCCGTAA
- a CDS encoding MFS transporter, whose protein sequence is MAARAAGHSCVDVYQGAVAALVPFLVSERAYGYAAASGIVLAASLLSSVVQPLFGALTDRRPMPWLIPLGTAAAGLGIALVGADAGYPATVAAVALSGLGVAAYHPAAARLVRTSAGGPGHTAMSWFALGGNIGFACAPLLVVGALSVPGPAGWGLLALPAALGVVLNLPRRAPDRTAGPAAVQPAADADAAAGPEDRRAFLRLSLVVVVRSVAFIGLSTFIALYVRERGGAETAGAVALFALFAGSAAGTLLGGRLASRWGRVTTVHRAYAAAAPAIAGVLFLPLPLVYVCAALAAAALYVPFSLQVTLGQDYLPARMGTASGVTLGLTVSVGGVASPFIGAVADATSVRTALLPLAVLPLLAWALARRLPEPATPEPAPGP, encoded by the coding sequence ATGGCGGCCCGGGCGGCCGGCCATTCCTGCGTGGACGTCTACCAGGGCGCCGTCGCCGCTCTGGTCCCCTTCCTGGTCTCCGAGCGCGCGTACGGCTACGCCGCCGCGTCGGGCATCGTGCTGGCGGCCTCGCTGCTGTCCTCCGTGGTCCAGCCGCTGTTCGGGGCGCTGACCGACCGCCGGCCGATGCCGTGGCTGATCCCGCTGGGCACGGCCGCCGCCGGCCTGGGCATCGCCCTGGTCGGCGCGGACGCCGGCTATCCGGCCACCGTCGCCGCCGTCGCCCTGTCCGGGCTGGGTGTCGCCGCCTACCACCCGGCGGCCGCCCGGCTGGTCCGCACGAGCGCCGGCGGCCCCGGGCACACGGCGATGAGCTGGTTCGCGCTCGGCGGCAACATCGGCTTCGCGTGCGCGCCGCTGCTCGTCGTCGGGGCCCTGTCGGTGCCCGGGCCGGCGGGCTGGGGGCTGCTGGCCCTGCCCGCGGCGCTCGGCGTCGTGCTGAACCTCCCCCGGCGGGCGCCGGACCGGACGGCCGGACCGGCGGCAGTGCAGCCGGCGGCAGACGCGGACGCGGCAGCCGGACCGGAGGACCGCCGGGCGTTCCTGCGGCTCTCCCTCGTGGTGGTGGTCCGGTCCGTCGCGTTCATCGGGCTGAGCACGTTCATCGCCCTGTACGTGCGGGAGCGCGGCGGCGCTGAAACCGCCGGGGCGGTGGCCCTGTTCGCGCTGTTCGCGGGCAGCGCGGCCGGCACCCTGCTCGGCGGCCGGCTGGCCTCCCGATGGGGCCGGGTCACCACCGTCCACCGGGCGTACGCGGCGGCCGCCCCGGCCATCGCGGGCGTGCTCTTCCTTCCGCTGCCCCTGGTGTACGTCTGCGCAGCGCTGGCGGCCGCCGCTCTGTACGTGCCGTTCTCGCTCCAGGTCACGCTGGGCCAGGACTACCTTCCGGCCCGGATGGGCACGGCGAGCGGGGTCACCCTCGGCCTGACGGTCAGCGTGGGCGGTGTGGCGAGCCCCTTCATCGGCGCCGTCGCGGACGCCACCTCCGTGCGGACGGCCCTGCTCCCCCTGGCCGTTCTCCCCCTGCTGGCCTGGGCCCTGGCCCGGCGGCTGCCGGAGCCCGCCACCCCGGAGCCCGCACCGGGCCCCTGA
- a CDS encoding DUF6434 domain-containing protein → MSTNIGESRPDLTPALTGAELTRWYWTLAELSVLAREMGLSAGGGKVALTARLAAALDGLRPPEPVRAPHRAERQLTAPVDGGTVIPQGQRCSQVLREYFVREIGPGFHFDAYMRDYVAQHAGHTLAEAVAHWHGTRARAAEPQEVAAQFEFNRFLRDWHARHPEGARQQALAAWQAHRALPKD, encoded by the coding sequence GTGAGTACGAACATAGGGGAGTCCCGGCCCGACCTGACCCCGGCGCTGACCGGGGCGGAGCTGACGCGCTGGTACTGGACGCTGGCCGAACTGTCCGTGCTCGCACGGGAGATGGGCCTGTCCGCCGGGGGCGGCAAGGTGGCGCTGACGGCCCGGCTGGCCGCCGCACTCGACGGACTCCGGCCACCGGAGCCGGTCCGGGCCCCGCACCGCGCAGAACGGCAGCTCACGGCCCCCGTCGACGGCGGCACCGTGATCCCGCAGGGCCAGCGGTGCAGCCAGGTGCTCCGGGAGTACTTCGTCCGGGAGATCGGGCCCGGATTCCACTTCGACGCCTACATGCGGGACTACGTCGCCCAGCACGCCGGACACACCCTCGCCGAGGCCGTCGCCCACTGGCACGGCACCCGCGCCCGGGCTGCCGAACCCCAGGAGGTCGCCGCCCAGTTCGAGTTCAACCGGTTCCTGCGCGACTGGCACGCCCGCCACCCGGAGGGCGCCCGGCAGCAGGCCCTGGCCGCCTGGCAGGCCCACCGAGCCCTCCCGAAGGACTGA
- a CDS encoding hydrolase, protein MNAAADRTRLTLDGGTALVLIDLQQGILGLPATRPAAEILANGVALAEAFRAHKLPVVLVRVAWSPDGGDLPTTDVDRPGPAAAPPAAFSEIPAELAALGDVVVTKRHWGAFTGTELDLQLRRRGIHRIVLAGISTSVGVESTARTAWEHSYCLVFAEDATADTDPASHAHSFGRIFPRIGKVSTTAEIISALDA, encoded by the coding sequence ATGAACGCCGCAGCCGACCGCACCCGCCTGACCCTCGACGGCGGCACCGCCCTGGTCCTCATCGACCTCCAGCAGGGCATCCTGGGGCTGCCCGCCACCAGGCCCGCCGCCGAGATCCTCGCGAACGGCGTCGCCCTCGCCGAGGCGTTCCGCGCCCACAAGCTGCCGGTGGTACTGGTCAGGGTCGCCTGGTCGCCCGACGGTGGAGACCTGCCGACCACCGACGTGGACCGCCCGGGCCCGGCCGCCGCGCCGCCCGCCGCGTTCTCGGAGATCCCGGCCGAGCTCGCCGCCCTCGGCGACGTCGTCGTGACCAAGCGCCACTGGGGCGCCTTCACCGGGACCGAGCTCGACCTCCAGCTGCGCCGCCGCGGCATCCACCGGATCGTCCTGGCCGGCATCTCGACCAGCGTCGGCGTCGAGTCGACCGCGCGCACGGCCTGGGAGCACAGCTATTGCCTGGTCTTCGCCGAGGACGCCACCGCCGACACGGACCCCGCGTCCCACGCCCATTCGTTCGGCAGGATCTTCCCGCGCATCGGCAAGGTCAGCACGACCGCCGAGATCATCTCCGCACTCGACGCCTGA
- a CDS encoding SAM-dependent methyltransferase, protein MDSNLVIQTPAGGQDFDESQVPLYYSRKTVEILHKYGPGPRVHFHMGLFVPGATPNTTVAQRVLKRRVVESQEAIVEHAARSWGAYSNPPGSVLDIGCGVGGGSLYWAQEHGATVTGLTVAADHIPVIEDFARQAGVGDRVTPLLADVHAFTADRKYDAAYANESSGYMDRERLFQVVAESLKPGGWFGIQEHFICRPEWTEFIDGYYKTRLGTLTEYLAAAEAAGFELEQDEDVTDRVAEFWVQSMAWNTAELDRVEGPGAPSHWSPERLRESAITHGKLFRIWRDHALETRLLLFRLGGGS, encoded by the coding sequence ATGGACAGCAACCTTGTCATCCAGACCCCCGCTGGTGGCCAGGACTTCGATGAGAGCCAAGTGCCGCTCTATTACAGCCGCAAGACCGTGGAGATCCTCCACAAGTACGGCCCGGGACCCCGGGTCCACTTCCACATGGGCCTCTTCGTCCCGGGTGCCACACCGAACACCACGGTCGCCCAACGCGTGCTCAAGCGCCGCGTCGTGGAGTCCCAGGAGGCCATCGTCGAGCACGCGGCCCGCAGTTGGGGGGCGTACTCCAATCCCCCCGGCAGCGTCCTCGACATCGGCTGCGGGGTCGGCGGCGGGTCGCTCTACTGGGCCCAGGAGCACGGAGCGACGGTCACCGGGCTCACCGTCGCGGCCGATCACATACCCGTGATCGAGGACTTTGCCCGCCAGGCCGGCGTCGGCGACCGCGTCACCCCCCTCCTGGCCGACGTGCACGCCTTCACCGCCGACCGGAAATACGACGCCGCGTACGCCAACGAGAGCTCGGGCTACATGGACCGCGAGCGACTCTTCCAGGTCGTGGCCGAATCCCTGAAACCCGGCGGCTGGTTCGGGATCCAGGAGCACTTCATCTGCCGGCCCGAGTGGACCGAGTTCATCGACGGCTACTACAAGACGCGCCTCGGCACCCTCACCGAGTACCTCGCCGCCGCCGAGGCGGCCGGTTTTGAACTGGAGCAGGACGAGGACGTCACCGACCGCGTCGCCGAGTTCTGGGTGCAGTCCATGGCCTGGAACACCGCCGAGCTGGACCGCGTGGAGGGCCCCGGCGCCCCGTCCCACTGGTCGCCCGAGCGGCTCCGCGAGTCCGCCATCACGCACGGCAAGCTGTTCCGCATCTGGCGCGACCACGCGCTGGAGACCCGGCTGCTGCTGTTCCGTCTCGGCGGGGGCAGCTGA